In bacterium, the following proteins share a genomic window:
- the queD gene encoding 6-carboxytetrahydropterin synthase QueD: protein MSYRISAEAEFSSAHHLRDYPGKCASLHGHNWKVRLTVRTSTLDERGMGLDFGSLKRILAALVARFDHVDLNSVPPFDRINPTAENLARTIFEQS, encoded by the coding sequence TCGGCCGAGGCCGAGTTCTCGAGTGCGCACCACCTGCGCGACTATCCCGGCAAGTGCGCCTCGCTGCACGGCCACAACTGGAAAGTGCGGCTGACCGTGCGCACAAGCACGCTGGACGAGCGCGGGATGGGCCTGGATTTCGGCAGCCTCAAGCGTATCCTGGCCGCCCTGGTGGCCCGGTTCGACCATGTCGACCTGAACAGCGTGCCGCCGTTCGACCGGATAAACCCCACGGCCGAGAACCTGGCCCGCACGATTTTCGAGCAGTCCG